DNA sequence from the Paenibacillus azoreducens genome:
GGGATCCTGATTCCATATGGCATTACTATAAAAAGCTGATTGCTCTGCGGAAAAAACATGAAGTGATCGTCTACGGGAAATATAAGCTGCTGTTAGCGGAACATCCGGAGATTTATGCATACACGAGGACGCTTGGGGACGTTTGCCTGCTCGTCATTTTGAATTTTTTGGGCGGTGAGCCGGAGTTCAAGCTGCCTACGGAGATACATCAGGAGCGGGGGGAACTTTTAATCTGCAACTATCCGGTTAAAGATGAAGAGGAACTTTCCCGGACATTCCGGCTTCGTCCCTACGAGGCGAGAGTGTATTTGCTGAGTCATTAAAGCGGCTTGACATGGATCAAAAATACTGATAAATTTGCCTTAACCTAAAAGCAGGGAGAGATTTTGATGTCGGTGGTTGTTCTTAACTAACACAATTCCATAAGAGACCGCAAGCAAGCTATTCAAGCAGGCTGATGAAGGCAGCTTTGTTTCTTTTCGCCCTTTTTTTGGCAGAGAGAAGCTTGGCCTGGCTGTATTCGATCATGGCTTTTTATTGGAAGTGCTTGCAATGGTCATGGAAATAGTTAAGAACACGCGAAGCATCAAACGGCGCCTTGGCTGCTGTTTCATCCTTTGTTATCTATACAGGTATTCCCGCCCGGAGTTGCTCCGGTTTAGGGAGCCTTGTACAACCGTGCTCTTGCAGTACGGTTTTTTGGCGTATACGGGGGGAATCTCCAGTTTGATATGCCAAAAGCCCGGAAGCCATGCTGCTCTTTGAAGGGCACTGTGCATCGGTTATTCGGGATAACATGGGATAGGGACGCAAGAAAGGACAAAGAATCGCGTATGCGTTCTTTGTCCCTTTTTTGTTTTAGGGTACAAAACAAAGGGAGGATCAAAATACAAATGGATCACATGACAATAAGCACGCTGGAATATGACAAAGTAAAAGAAAACCTGCGCGAATACGCGGTATCTTATGCGGGCAGAAAGCATATTAACGACCTTGAGCCAATGAATAATCTGCGGGCGATTGAAACCGCGCTGACGGAGTCTGCGGAGGCCAAGGAGATTCTGGACAAAGGAGCAAGCATCCCGCTGCCTTCACTGGAAGGGATAGAGCATGTCATCTCGCTGCTTCATACGGGTTATCTGTTTAGAGAGCAGGATTTTGCGGCAGTTCAGACCTTTCTGCACAGCTGCGGGCAGCTCATGAAATATATGGTCGGCAAAAGGGATATTGCACCAACAGTCAGCAGTTACGCGTCCTCAATGAAGGAACTGGGGCGCTTGAAGGGTGAAATCGAACGCTGCATCCGCTTCGGGAAAGTGGATGATCAGGCTAGTAAACAGCTGGAAAAGGTTCGGAAGAAAATAACGGTGGTGAAAGACCGTATTCAGAAGAAAATAAGTTCGATTCTGTCGCGGCACGGTTCGATTTTGCAGGAGCATTTGGTCAGCCAGCGGGGCGGCCGTTATGTCGTACCTGTCAAAAGGGAGTTTCACAGACATGTCAAAGGGTCAGTGCTCGACCAGTCTACCAGCGGTCAGACGGTATTCGTGGAACCGGAGGAAATTGCGCAGCTTCAGATGGAGCTGGGCATGCTGGAGGCAGATGAGGCCCGTGAGACAGCGGTTGTTTTAAGCATGCTTACTGGACTGCTGGAGGAAGCGAGCGAGGATCTGCTGCTCAATATCGATATTACCGGAAACTATGATTTTATCTTCGCGAAGGCAAAATTCGGGCGCTCGATCGGAGGTCGGGCGGTTCAACTTAATGACCGGGGTTGGATCCGAATTCGCGAAGCGAAACATCCCATGATGCTGAATAAGATGGTTCCGCTTGAGCTGGAGCTGGGCAAAAATTACCGCTCATTGATCATCACCGGACCGAATACCGGCGGGAAAACGGTTGCCTTAAAGACGCTTGGACTATTGACGCTGATGGTTCAGTCCGGGCTGCTCGTTCCTGTTGCGGAAGGAAGCGTGTTTGCCGTATTCAGCCAGGTGATGACCGCTATTGGCGACGGACAAAGCATCGAGCAGTCGCTCAGCACCTTCTCCGCCCAAATCCGCAGATTGGCAGACATGGTCGAAACGGCCGACAGCTCCACGCTGCTTCTCATTGACGAACTGGCTGCGGGAACCGATCCGGGGGAAGGCATGTCGCTGTCTATCGCGATTTTGGAGGAACTGGGTCACCGCGGCGCAATGATGATGGTCACGACCCATTTTAATGAGCTAAAAGGGTTTGCCTCCCGCACCCCTGGCTTTCAAAACGCCCGCATGGAATTCGATGTGGAGAGTCTCGCGCCGCTGTACCGCTTGACGATTGGAGAATCGGGCCAAAGTTATGCGATCGAGATTGCGACCAAGCTGGGGTTGGCTGGGAATATCATTGAACGTTCGCGCGATATATTGCGGGTTCACAAGCCGCATTTGTCCGGAACTGAACTCAATCATGGGCTGATGGCAGAAGCCGGAATGGATACGGGAAATAAAATCGAAGCAGACCTTGGCATGGATACTATGGAAACTTCCAGCTCCATTCAAAACGGCTTGGATCAGGGGAAGCAGCCGCAGCCGCTGCAGCCGGGTGAAGGCGGAGAAA
Encoded proteins:
- a CDS encoding endonuclease MutS2, yielding MDHMTISTLEYDKVKENLREYAVSYAGRKHINDLEPMNNLRAIETALTESAEAKEILDKGASIPLPSLEGIEHVISLLHTGYLFREQDFAAVQTFLHSCGQLMKYMVGKRDIAPTVSSYASSMKELGRLKGEIERCIRFGKVDDQASKQLEKVRKKITVVKDRIQKKISSILSRHGSILQEHLVSQRGGRYVVPVKREFHRHVKGSVLDQSTSGQTVFVEPEEIAQLQMELGMLEADEARETAVVLSMLTGLLEEASEDLLLNIDITGNYDFIFAKAKFGRSIGGRAVQLNDRGWIRIREAKHPMMLNKMVPLELELGKNYRSLIITGPNTGGKTVALKTLGLLTLMVQSGLLVPVAEGSVFAVFSQVMTAIGDGQSIEQSLSTFSAQIRRLADMVETADSSTLLLIDELAAGTDPGEGMSLSIAILEELGHRGAMMMVTTHFNELKGFASRTPGFQNARMEFDVESLAPLYRLTIGESGQSYAIEIATKLGLAGNIIERSRDILRVHKPHLSGTELNHGLMAEAGMDTGNKIEADLGMDTMETSSSIQNGLDQGKQPQPLQPGEGGESMQDPAEQDGHSETMKSEGEILHKDGKAEEKEDKPRRLEVGDAVFVTSLQRVGIIYQEVDAKGMIGVMVQKQKLKINHKRVKLYIEKGNLYPEDYDFDIVFDSKENRKKHKLMQRKHVEGLNIIRKPEDQ